One window from the genome of Mycolicibacterium gadium encodes:
- a CDS encoding SDR family oxidoreductase, whose protein sequence is MRYVVTGGTGFIGRRVVSQILASRDDAEVWVLVRRESLERFERLATEGEHPWGERAKPLVGDLVSADLGLTDEAVAGLGAVDHIVHCAAIYDITATEADQRAANVDGTRAVSTLALRLGATLHHVSSIAVAGAYRGEFTEDDFDVAQELPTPYHQTKFEGELMVRSAQGLRYRIYRPAVVVGDSRTGEMDKVDGPYYFFGVLAKLARLPGITPMVLPDTGRTNIVPVDFVAEAIVALMHKPDRDGQTFHLNAPKTVGLRGIYRGVAKAAGLPPLVGSLPRSAATPIVRATGRAKVLRNMAATQLGVPAEVLDVVDLFPTFTSDNTDEALRGTGIAVPEFATYAPKLWRYWAEHLDPDRARRDDPAGPLVGKHVIITGASSGIGRASAVAVAERGGCVFALARNAEALDELIAEIRVAGGQAYAFTCDVTDSTSVEATVKDILGRFGHVDYLVNNAGRSIRRSVAASTERLHDYERVMAVNYFGSVRMVLALLPHWRERKFGHVVNVSSAGVQAGSPKYSAYVPSKAALDAFAEVVGSETLSDHITFTSIHMPLVKTPMIAPSRRLNPLPPITAEHAAAMVVRGLIEKPARIDTPVGTLADVGLYFTPKLSRRVLHQIYLGYPDSAAARGEVSESTPERRPKRPARATVSKVRVPRVMARPAKRALRLVPGVHW, encoded by the coding sequence ATGCGTTATGTCGTTACCGGCGGTACTGGGTTTATTGGCAGACGGGTGGTGTCGCAGATTCTGGCGAGCCGCGATGATGCCGAGGTGTGGGTGCTTGTGCGACGCGAGTCGCTCGAGCGGTTCGAGCGGTTGGCCACCGAGGGTGAGCATCCATGGGGCGAAAGAGCGAAACCACTGGTCGGCGATCTCGTGTCGGCGGATCTCGGGCTGACCGACGAGGCCGTCGCCGGGCTGGGCGCCGTGGACCACATCGTGCACTGCGCGGCAATCTACGACATCACGGCCACCGAGGCCGACCAGCGGGCGGCCAATGTCGACGGCACCCGCGCTGTCAGTACCCTGGCCCTGCGCCTCGGCGCAACCCTGCACCACGTGTCGTCGATCGCGGTGGCCGGCGCCTATCGAGGTGAATTCACCGAGGACGATTTCGACGTTGCGCAGGAGCTTCCGACGCCCTACCACCAGACCAAGTTCGAAGGCGAACTGATGGTGCGTTCGGCGCAGGGGCTGCGGTACCGGATCTACCGACCCGCCGTTGTCGTGGGTGACTCGCGCACCGGCGAGATGGACAAAGTCGACGGGCCCTACTACTTCTTCGGCGTTCTCGCCAAGCTGGCGCGGTTGCCCGGCATCACGCCGATGGTGCTGCCCGACACCGGGCGCACCAACATCGTGCCCGTCGACTTCGTCGCAGAGGCGATCGTCGCGCTGATGCACAAGCCTGACCGTGACGGGCAGACGTTTCATCTCAACGCTCCGAAAACCGTTGGGCTGCGCGGGATCTACCGCGGAGTGGCCAAAGCCGCAGGTCTGCCCCCGCTGGTGGGCTCTCTTCCGCGCAGCGCAGCGACCCCGATCGTGCGGGCCACCGGGCGCGCCAAGGTCCTACGCAATATGGCCGCCACGCAGTTGGGTGTTCCCGCCGAAGTGCTCGATGTCGTCGACCTGTTCCCGACGTTCACCTCCGACAACACCGACGAAGCGTTGCGCGGCACCGGCATCGCGGTACCGGAGTTCGCAACGTATGCACCCAAGTTGTGGCGTTACTGGGCCGAGCACCTGGATCCCGACCGTGCACGCCGCGACGACCCTGCCGGCCCGTTGGTGGGCAAGCACGTCATCATCACGGGCGCGTCCAGTGGGATCGGGCGTGCGTCTGCCGTGGCCGTCGCCGAACGTGGGGGATGCGTATTCGCGTTGGCGCGCAACGCCGAAGCGCTCGATGAGCTCATCGCCGAGATCCGCGTGGCCGGTGGGCAGGCGTACGCATTCACCTGCGACGTCACCGACTCGACATCCGTCGAGGCGACGGTCAAGGACATCCTCGGGCGATTCGGGCACGTCGACTATCTGGTGAACAACGCCGGCCGGTCGATCCGTCGCTCGGTAGCGGCGTCCACCGAACGCCTGCACGATTACGAACGCGTGATGGCGGTCAACTACTTCGGGTCGGTCCGGATGGTGCTCGCTCTGTTACCGCACTGGCGCGAAAGGAAGTTCGGGCACGTGGTCAACGTGTCCAGCGCCGGCGTGCAGGCCGGCAGCCCGAAGTACAGCGCATACGTCCCAAGCAAAGCCGCCTTGGATGCGTTCGCCGAAGTCGTTGGCAGCGAGACCCTTTCCGATCACATCACCTTCACCAGCATCCACATGCCTTTGGTGAAGACGCCGATGATCGCGCCGTCGCGGCGACTCAACCCGTTACCGCCGATCACCGCCGAGCATGCTGCGGCGATGGTGGTGCGCGGGCTCATCGAGAAGCCCGCGCGGATCGACACCCCGGTCGGGACACTGGCCGACGTCGGCCTGTACTTCACCCCTAAGCTGTCGCGGCGCGTGCTGCATCAGATCTACCTGGGGTATCCGGATTCGGCGGCCGCCCGAGGCGAGGTATCCGAATCCACGCCGGAACGTCGCCCGAAGCGACCGGCACGCGCCACGGTGTCCAAGGTCCGCGTCCCGCGGGTGATGGCCCGCCCCGCCAAGCGCGCCCTGCGCCTCGTGCCCGGCGTGCACTGGTGA
- a CDS encoding nucleoside hydrolase — MTLPVFVDVDTGVDDAMALVYLFASDDAEVVGIASTAGNVPVQQVCENNLGLLELCRMNVPVSKGSDRPLVVPLRTAEDTHGPKGMGYAQLPSTDRGLTAYDAADAWIRAARAYPGELVAIAVGPLTNLALAMRREPALPRLLRRLVIMGGAFDYRGNTTPVAEWNISVDPEAAGEVFAVWGAAWGLNPPEHLPIVLGLNLTENVAMTPTLLSRLGAAAESSSIPMSVLDNRGMKSVASNPLIAVLEDAMRFYFEFHFDQNEGYIAHLHDPLAAAVALDPDLVRCRRVTVDVELTGTLTKGMTIADWSNRWGREPNALIGVGVDPDAFFDRFIARVGAFARQLG, encoded by the coding sequence GTGACGCTGCCTGTCTTCGTCGATGTCGACACGGGGGTCGACGACGCGATGGCATTGGTGTATCTGTTCGCCAGCGACGACGCCGAAGTCGTCGGAATCGCTTCGACCGCCGGAAACGTTCCCGTACAACAGGTCTGCGAGAACAACCTGGGCCTACTGGAGCTGTGCCGGATGAACGTTCCGGTGTCCAAAGGTTCCGACCGACCCCTCGTGGTGCCGTTACGCACCGCTGAAGACACCCACGGACCCAAGGGGATGGGTTACGCGCAGCTGCCGTCGACCGATCGTGGACTCACCGCCTACGACGCCGCCGACGCGTGGATTCGTGCGGCGCGCGCGTATCCCGGCGAGTTGGTCGCGATCGCCGTCGGTCCGTTGACCAATCTGGCACTGGCCATGCGCAGGGAGCCGGCGTTGCCGAGGCTGCTTCGCAGGCTGGTCATCATGGGCGGCGCTTTCGACTACCGCGGCAACACCACACCGGTGGCGGAGTGGAACATCAGCGTCGATCCGGAGGCCGCCGGGGAGGTCTTCGCCGTGTGGGGTGCGGCGTGGGGGTTGAACCCACCCGAACATCTCCCAATTGTGCTCGGCCTGAACCTGACCGAGAACGTCGCGATGACGCCGACGTTGCTGAGCCGACTCGGCGCAGCCGCGGAGTCGTCGTCGATCCCGATGAGCGTGCTGGACAACCGCGGCATGAAATCGGTTGCGTCCAATCCGTTGATCGCGGTGCTCGAGGACGCGATGCGGTTTTACTTCGAGTTCCATTTCGACCAGAACGAGGGCTATATCGCACACCTGCACGACCCGCTGGCCGCGGCGGTGGCGCTGGATCCCGACCTGGTCCGCTGTCGGCGCGTCACGGTCGACGTCGAGCTGACCGGCACCCTCACCAAGGGCATGACGATCGCGGACTGGAGCAACCGCTGGGGCCGGGAACCCAACGCACTCATAGGCGTTGGCGTTGATCCCGACGCGTTCTTCGACCGATTCATCGCGCGAGTGGGTGCGTTCGCGCGCCAGCTGGGATGA
- a CDS encoding DNA polymerase Y family protein, translating into MDWPAVAAAAAAGLTPTAPVAVTLANRVIACSASARSVGVRRGLRRRESQARCPDLHVVTADPARDARHFEDVTAAVDELVPRAEVLRPGLLVLPVRGAARYFGSEQAASERLVDAVAAAGAECQVGVADQLPTAVFAARAGRIVESGKDALFLSALSIRQLATEPSLAASGRDDLADLLWRMGIRTIGQFAALARSDVASRFGADAVVAHRFARGEPARGPSGREPEQELDAVMDCDPPIDRVDAAAFAGRSLAGTLHRSLEASGVGCTRLAIHAITANGEELERVWRCAEPLTEDATADRVRWQLDGWLNRRNPGDRPTAPVTVIRLRPVELVSAEALQLPLWGGIGEEDRLRARRALVRVQGLLGPEAVQVPMLSGGRGPAERITFTPLGDQHVPRADPAQPWPGQLPEPSPTVLLDDPVELFDAGGNPVRVTGRGLFSADPSRLVSPDSNVSRLVWWAGPWPVDERWWDPELTTSGRTARAQVLLDGHDVGPRPKGRGRSREEQTIKPGRALLLCYRQRRWYVEGIYE; encoded by the coding sequence ATGGACTGGCCCGCGGTCGCCGCCGCGGCGGCGGCTGGTTTGACACCTACGGCTCCGGTCGCGGTGACGTTGGCCAACCGGGTCATCGCCTGTTCGGCGTCGGCGCGTTCGGTGGGCGTGCGACGGGGGCTGCGCCGCCGGGAGTCGCAGGCCAGGTGTCCGGATCTGCATGTCGTCACGGCCGATCCGGCGCGTGATGCCCGCCATTTCGAGGATGTGACGGCCGCGGTGGACGAGTTGGTGCCACGGGCCGAAGTGCTGCGGCCCGGCCTGCTGGTCCTGCCGGTGCGCGGGGCGGCCCGCTATTTCGGGTCCGAACAGGCGGCCTCCGAGCGACTGGTCGACGCGGTGGCCGCGGCTGGAGCCGAATGTCAGGTCGGTGTCGCCGATCAACTGCCCACCGCGGTCTTCGCCGCGCGAGCGGGACGGATTGTCGAGTCCGGCAAGGACGCGCTGTTTTTGTCGGCGCTGTCCATCCGGCAGCTGGCCACCGAGCCGAGCCTGGCCGCGTCCGGCCGTGATGACTTGGCAGACCTGCTGTGGCGCATGGGAATCCGCACGATCGGACAGTTCGCGGCATTGGCTCGCAGCGACGTGGCCTCGCGCTTCGGCGCCGACGCGGTGGTCGCGCACCGGTTCGCCCGGGGCGAGCCGGCCAGGGGACCGTCGGGTCGTGAACCCGAGCAGGAACTCGACGCCGTCATGGACTGCGACCCGCCGATCGATCGGGTGGATGCCGCAGCGTTCGCGGGCCGCTCACTGGCAGGGACCCTGCACCGCAGCCTGGAGGCCTCCGGGGTGGGATGCACCCGCCTGGCCATCCACGCGATCACCGCCAACGGTGAAGAGCTGGAACGGGTTTGGCGCTGTGCCGAACCCCTGACCGAGGACGCCACCGCCGACCGAGTGCGCTGGCAACTGGACGGCTGGTTGAACAGACGCAACCCGGGTGATCGGCCCACCGCCCCGGTCACTGTCATCCGGCTGCGTCCGGTGGAGCTGGTTTCGGCCGAGGCGCTGCAGCTGCCGCTGTGGGGCGGCATTGGAGAAGAGGACAGGCTGCGCGCGCGCCGTGCACTGGTACGCGTACAAGGTCTGCTCGGACCCGAGGCGGTGCAGGTGCCGATGCTCAGTGGTGGTCGTGGGCCGGCTGAACGCATCACCTTCACGCCGCTAGGCGACCAGCACGTGCCGCGCGCCGATCCCGCTCAGCCCTGGCCGGGCCAACTGCCCGAACCGTCACCGACGGTGCTACTCGACGATCCGGTTGAACTGTTCGACGCCGGCGGGAATCCGGTGCGGGTGACCGGCCGGGGACTGTTTTCCGCGGACCCGTCGCGTCTGGTTTCACCGGATTCGAACGTTTCCCGGCTGGTTTGGTGGGCCGGGCCCTGGCCGGTCGACGAGCGGTGGTGGGACCCTGAGCTCACCACATCGGGTCGCACGGCCAGGGCGCAGGTGCTGCTCGATGGCCATGATGTGGGCCCCCGCCCGAAGGGCCGGGGACGCTCACGCGAAGAACAGACGATCAAGCCGGGGCGGGCGCTGCTGCTGTGCTACCGGCAGAGGAGGTGGTACGTCGAGGGCATCTACGAATAA
- a CDS encoding alpha/beta hydrolase produces the protein MRERGSLRSRSAASISAMTLRQISAVLPPDQAWGVWLSRQIVARIMDTFGPSMIGTRVQRVDTRTSDGRRVIGEWVYGPGVQRNRTEAIYFVHGSGFVLCSPRTHRRLTSWLSQLTGLPVFSIDYRLAPKHRFPTAADDVRTGWDWLIHDQGMAPQRTVIAGDSAGGHLAVDLLLQPDVTHPAALALLSPVLDLTFSLARTRERTRRDPAIRSADAIRLIELYCAGIESTHPRLKLDVAAGRTLPATLIQAGGAEMLAADAIALAEHIRTAGGTCELEVWPDQVHVFQALPRLTPEARPAMHRLASFLSGALRDNIIDQAAG, from the coding sequence ATGCGCGAGCGTGGTTCACTGCGCTCGCGCAGCGCGGCATCGATCAGCGCCATGACCCTGCGGCAGATCAGCGCCGTGCTCCCGCCGGATCAGGCGTGGGGAGTATGGCTTTCACGTCAGATCGTGGCCCGCATCATGGATACGTTCGGCCCATCGATGATCGGCACACGCGTACAGCGCGTCGATACCAGGACATCCGACGGTCGTCGCGTGATCGGTGAATGGGTTTACGGCCCAGGCGTGCAACGCAACCGCACCGAAGCGATCTACTTCGTCCATGGCAGCGGATTCGTCCTATGCTCACCGCGCACGCACCGCCGACTCACGTCCTGGCTCTCCCAGCTGACCGGGTTACCGGTCTTCTCCATCGACTACCGCCTGGCCCCCAAGCACCGATTCCCCACCGCGGCAGACGATGTCCGCACCGGATGGGATTGGCTGATACACGACCAGGGCATGGCGCCGCAGCGCACCGTCATCGCGGGGGATTCCGCAGGCGGCCATTTGGCCGTCGACCTGTTACTGCAACCCGATGTCACCCACCCCGCGGCACTCGCGTTGCTCTCCCCCGTCCTGGATCTGACGTTCTCGCTGGCGCGCACACGCGAGCGGACTCGCCGTGACCCTGCCATTCGCTCGGCGGACGCCATTCGGTTGATCGAGTTGTACTGCGCCGGAATCGAGTCGACACATCCCCGACTGAAGCTCGACGTCGCCGCGGGCCGTACTCTGCCGGCGACACTGATCCAGGCCGGCGGGGCCGAGATGCTGGCCGCCGACGCCATCGCACTGGCCGAACACATCCGCACGGCGGGTGGAACCTGCGAACTCGAGGTGTGGCCGGATCAGGTGCACGTCTTCCAGGCGCTGCCGCGGCTGACACCTGAGGCGCGACCGGCGATGCACCGGCTCGCATCGTTCCTCTCGGGAGCATTGCGCGACAACATCATCGACCAGGCAGCGGGGTGA
- a CDS encoding SDR family NAD(P)-dependent oxidoreductase has translation MGLFGSSKKRSHDAAAVITGAGSGIGAAFARELANRGGRVVCSDIDETAASATVDAIIANGGAALAARCDVSQLDDVTALAKEAQSWFDGPPTVVVNNAGVGAGGLSIGEMSVDDWQWVLDINLWGPIHGCHVFTPILREAGYGGIINVASAAAFGAAPGMAAYNVSKAATLSLSETLAAELSGTGVNVTVLCPTFVKTNIVDAGRISDRSTQLADMLMRWTGFSPERVARTCLDTLDRGGLYCMPQPDARIGWGIKRFTPTVYTRAVGLTTRFTTP, from the coding sequence TTGGGCCTGTTCGGATCGTCGAAGAAACGCAGCCACGACGCCGCGGCGGTGATCACCGGCGCGGGCAGTGGCATCGGCGCGGCATTCGCAAGGGAACTCGCGAATCGTGGCGGTCGGGTGGTGTGCAGCGACATCGACGAAACCGCGGCCAGCGCCACGGTCGACGCGATCATCGCCAACGGCGGTGCGGCGTTGGCAGCACGGTGCGACGTCTCACAACTCGACGACGTCACGGCGCTGGCCAAAGAGGCACAGTCCTGGTTCGACGGCCCACCGACCGTGGTCGTCAACAACGCCGGTGTCGGTGCGGGTGGCCTGTCCATCGGCGAGATGAGCGTCGACGACTGGCAATGGGTGCTCGACATCAACCTCTGGGGACCGATCCACGGCTGCCATGTCTTCACGCCCATCCTGCGTGAAGCCGGATATGGCGGCATCATCAACGTCGCATCGGCCGCGGCGTTCGGAGCGGCACCCGGGATGGCGGCATACAACGTCAGCAAGGCCGCAACGCTGTCGCTCTCCGAGACGCTGGCCGCCGAGTTGTCAGGAACCGGCGTCAACGTCACCGTGCTGTGCCCGACGTTCGTCAAGACGAACATCGTCGACGCGGGCCGGATCTCTGACAGGTCAACACAACTGGCCGACATGCTGATGCGCTGGACCGGCTTCTCACCAGAACGGGTGGCCCGCACCTGCCTGGACACCCTGGACCGCGGCGGCCTCTACTGCATGCCGCAGCCCGATGCCCGGATCGGCTGGGGTATCAAACGTTTCACCCCGACGGTGTACACCCGTGCCGTCGGCCTCACCACCCGTTTCACCACGCCGTAG
- a CDS encoding ferritin-like domain-containing protein, translated as MAINMDAMLDKIKDRQWALADIDWDAPGAELITDEQRPKLKAFMADLCWIENIGARGFAALAKKAPTPTIAEIYRYFHAEEQRHANAELALMKRWGMLEDGEVPEPNVNIRLAIDWLDRWADDMPLSLLGTVIPMLEVALDGALLKFLLDEVHDPVCHQVFEKINNDESRHLVVDFEVLDMIGHAKIRRLLIDFVGHNATPGLIIGAVMGAPLINRIRNEITAMGMEPERLYRAVKRFKELGDRGQHTKRVPTYLFLRRYAGVVTNPRHPYHLLANSMVWLSDRYPRPLLPAVPSWVKEVTHEPAA; from the coding sequence ATGGCCATCAACATGGACGCGATGCTTGACAAGATCAAGGACCGGCAGTGGGCGCTGGCCGACATCGACTGGGACGCACCTGGCGCGGAGCTGATCACCGACGAACAGCGACCCAAGCTCAAGGCATTCATGGCCGACCTGTGCTGGATCGAGAACATCGGTGCCCGCGGCTTTGCAGCGCTGGCCAAGAAGGCGCCCACGCCGACGATCGCCGAGATCTACCGATACTTCCATGCAGAGGAACAGCGCCACGCCAATGCCGAACTCGCACTGATGAAGCGCTGGGGCATGCTCGAAGACGGGGAAGTTCCCGAACCCAACGTCAACATCCGGCTCGCCATCGACTGGCTCGACCGCTGGGCCGACGACATGCCGCTCTCGCTGCTGGGCACCGTAATTCCGATGCTCGAGGTCGCACTCGACGGCGCACTGCTGAAGTTTCTGCTCGACGAAGTCCACGACCCCGTCTGCCACCAGGTGTTCGAGAAGATCAACAACGACGAGTCCCGGCATCTGGTAGTCGATTTCGAGGTGCTCGACATGATCGGCCACGCCAAGATCCGCAGGCTTCTAATCGACTTCGTCGGCCACAACGCCACCCCGGGCCTCATCATCGGCGCGGTCATGGGCGCACCGCTGATCAACAGGATCCGCAACGAGATCACGGCCATGGGCATGGAGCCGGAGCGGCTCTACCGCGCGGTGAAGCGGTTCAAGGAACTCGGCGACCGCGGTCAGCACACCAAGCGGGTACCGACATACCTGTTCCTGCGGCGCTATGCCGGAGTGGTCACCAATCCACGCCACCCGTATCACTTGTTGGCCAACTCGATGGTCTGGCTGTCGGACCGGTATCCACGTCCGCTGTTACCCGCGGTCCCGAGCTGGGTCAAAGAGGTCACTCACGAGCCGGCGGCCTGA
- a CDS encoding flavin-containing monooxygenase → MSHTYDTLIVGAGFTGIGAAIKLGEAGVDDLVILERSDRVGGTWRDNTYPGAACDVPSLLYSYSFVKNSSWSRAYSPAGEICRHIEDMTEKFDIERRIQFGVEVNGLHFDEKTGIWTVKTEGRESFRARTVVMASGPLPDHKWPDIRGLDTYEGHKIHSARWDHDYDFSGKRVAVIGTGASAVQIVPELVKRAEFVKVFQRTPGWMLPRLDTAVPAAAQALFAKVPAVQELARQALFWGHELTATALVWNTPLTGLVARLGKAHLHRQVSDPWLRRQLTPDFTPGCKRMLVSSDYYPALQKDNCKLIDWPIATMSPVGIRTSDGVEHHLDCVVFATGYDVHLTGPPYEVTGIGGRSLSQEWASGAQAYKSINAHGYPNLFFMTGPNSGPGHNSLLVYVEGQLDYAVSGITTILRENMKYLDVRQDVQERYNDRIQQRLTKTTWMSGCSSWYLTADGFNASMYPGFATQYLRQMRDFRFSDYVAVEHGARTGSGALSSA, encoded by the coding sequence ATGAGCCACACCTACGACACCCTGATCGTCGGCGCTGGGTTCACCGGTATAGGCGCGGCGATCAAACTCGGCGAGGCCGGCGTCGACGACCTCGTCATCCTGGAGCGCAGCGACCGCGTCGGCGGCACCTGGCGAGACAACACGTATCCCGGTGCGGCATGCGATGTTCCGTCGCTGTTGTACTCGTATTCGTTCGTGAAGAACTCGTCGTGGTCGCGGGCCTACTCTCCTGCTGGCGAGATCTGCCGGCATATCGAGGACATGACCGAGAAGTTCGACATCGAACGCCGTATTCAGTTCGGCGTGGAGGTCAACGGCCTGCACTTCGACGAGAAGACCGGCATCTGGACCGTGAAGACCGAGGGGCGAGAGAGTTTTCGGGCCCGTACCGTGGTGATGGCCTCCGGCCCACTGCCCGATCACAAATGGCCGGACATCCGCGGCCTCGACACCTACGAGGGGCACAAGATCCACAGCGCCCGGTGGGACCACGATTACGACTTCTCCGGCAAGCGCGTCGCGGTCATCGGCACCGGCGCCAGCGCCGTGCAGATCGTGCCCGAACTGGTCAAGCGGGCGGAGTTCGTGAAGGTCTTCCAACGCACTCCGGGCTGGATGCTACCTCGTCTGGATACCGCCGTCCCTGCCGCAGCACAAGCGTTGTTTGCGAAAGTACCTGCCGTACAAGAGCTTGCGCGGCAGGCGTTGTTCTGGGGCCACGAGCTCACCGCGACGGCGCTGGTGTGGAACACGCCCCTGACCGGACTGGTCGCCAGGCTGGGCAAGGCGCACCTGCACAGGCAGGTCTCCGATCCTTGGCTGCGACGGCAGCTGACGCCGGACTTCACCCCCGGATGCAAACGAATGCTCGTCTCCAGCGACTACTATCCGGCACTGCAAAAGGACAACTGCAAGCTCATCGACTGGCCGATCGCCACGATGAGCCCGGTGGGAATCCGCACCAGCGACGGTGTCGAGCACCATCTGGACTGTGTCGTTTTCGCCACCGGCTACGACGTGCACCTGACCGGACCGCCGTATGAGGTCACCGGCATCGGCGGCCGCTCACTGTCGCAGGAGTGGGCGTCGGGCGCGCAGGCCTACAAGAGCATCAACGCCCATGGCTATCCGAACCTGTTCTTCATGACGGGACCGAACTCCGGACCGGGCCACAATTCGTTGCTGGTCTACGTCGAGGGCCAGCTCGACTACGCGGTCAGCGGCATCACCACGATCCTGCGGGAGAACATGAAGTATCTGGACGTGCGCCAAGACGTCCAGGAGCGCTACAACGACCGCATCCAGCAGCGCCTGACCAAGACGACGTGGATGTCAGGCTGCAGCAGCTGGTATCTGACGGCCGACGGCTTCAACGCCTCCATGTACCCCGGCTTCGCCACGCAGTATCTTCGTCAGATGCGCGATTTCCGCTTCTCCGACTACGTCGCCGTCGAGCACGGCGCGCGCACCGGCAGCGGTGCCCTCTCGAGCGCATGA
- a CDS encoding MerR family transcriptional regulator — MTNPPEKPPRQQAGAISAILKSLRRAPRRVRRGSRDVIETAVSQLFDAAVLHPHPESTSGEYRIDELARLAGTTTRNIRVYRDRGLLHPPLRVGRIALFNDTHLTRLRLITSMLNRGYNIAHVHEMLSAWEQGKNLGDMLGIESAIAGSWATEKPERMSVADARRLVDDDPGFDRMVGLGVIKLEDGEAVVVRPKLIEAFNEIRQYGVATDKLIDLHEQISPLLDQISELLVQAGIEEVLHRVNPGAPLPPDTEVAELITMLVRFRTQAVSAVSATLAFSIESTIESTVGQILGEFIEKEPPPDGDV, encoded by the coding sequence ATGACCAATCCGCCGGAGAAGCCACCGCGCCAGCAGGCGGGGGCGATCTCGGCGATCCTGAAGAGCCTGCGGCGCGCTCCACGGCGCGTGCGGCGCGGCTCCCGCGATGTCATCGAAACCGCGGTATCGCAGTTGTTCGACGCGGCCGTGCTTCATCCGCACCCCGAATCCACGTCCGGTGAGTACCGCATCGACGAGCTCGCGCGCCTGGCCGGCACCACGACCCGCAACATCCGGGTGTACCGCGACCGTGGACTGCTGCATCCGCCGTTGCGGGTCGGGCGGATCGCACTCTTCAACGACACACATCTGACGCGGCTGCGTCTCATCACCTCGATGTTGAATCGCGGCTACAACATCGCTCACGTCCACGAGATGCTGTCGGCCTGGGAGCAGGGCAAGAACCTTGGCGACATGCTGGGCATCGAATCGGCGATCGCGGGTAGCTGGGCGACGGAGAAGCCCGAGCGGATGAGCGTCGCCGACGCGCGGCGGCTGGTCGACGACGACCCGGGATTCGACCGCATGGTGGGACTGGGCGTGATCAAGCTGGAAGACGGTGAGGCGGTCGTGGTGCGCCCCAAGCTGATCGAGGCGTTCAACGAGATCAGGCAATACGGCGTCGCCACCGACAAACTCATCGACCTGCACGAGCAGATCTCACCGCTGCTCGATCAGATCAGCGAACTGCTCGTGCAGGCCGGCATCGAGGAGGTCCTGCACCGGGTCAACCCGGGCGCCCCGCTGCCGCCGGATACCGAAGTGGCCGAACTGATTACCATGCTGGTGCGGTTCCGCACCCAGGCTGTGTCGGCGGTCTCGGCCACGCTGGCCTTCTCCATCGAATCGACCATCGAGTCGACGGTCGGTCAGATCCTCGGCGAGTTCATCGAGAAGGAACCGCCCCCCGACGGGGACGTCTGA